In Xiphias gladius isolate SHS-SW01 ecotype Sanya breed wild chromosome 5, ASM1685928v1, whole genome shotgun sequence, the following are encoded in one genomic region:
- the smchd1 gene encoding structural maintenance of chromosomes flexible hinge domain-containing protein 1 isoform X3 has protein sequence MFNTGVQRPPAASSREPRRVRVHDCRGENKEVTGTFLETSGLNFNDFLRILHREFSVPSHERFVLATTDRTVLDFDKFEELQDGSTLYLLQQEDQALPMAMEERIMFIPHYDTLIQSGMYEYYASEGQNSLPYALAELIDNALSATAKNTGMRTIELKLLFDESHGKPALIVSDNGCGMNSKQLNNWAVYRLSKFTRENSTFVRQEGYVRPDPVPRSLNSDISYFGVGGKQAVFYIGDSTRMISKPVGSPDVHELVLSKEDFERKERNKEDIYSGIIRNRKPGDSSHVENDDERFLHALIAEEPGKESFTAVVITGILPEHVTFLKHDFKAWTRELAHIYHYYIHGVNGNEMSWSPTNSDRLPNIDIRVTLWEKPFRCPRVMNLREVDDDMQTLYINSAVDTFEFKANPGLDLGTVEGVIRYHPFLYDKETYPEDPSAVQAPLDDEDDNNEPGVRYQARGKRPIFECFWNGRLIPYTRISELDWCTWPVKGAKVPQECYSRFSGVMFTDDRFKVSTNKLTFMDLELKLKNKDTIFTRIVNGQEKRSNIQREFMEWLKNCHEKLDKQVKFLGFRKSIERMDVPTKKMKNPWATFSSIEWDGKIYKTGQLVKSQKTQPILHGTVVQFLLYGDHAEDVFAAGGQVEVSLEPKALYDNTKIIPISKIDRTVTDESIEKNIENVLAKLPDMLKVDWPDGKPWTENGVFAAGTPLGALKIEILNKKGESISRMPTVGQGTVRKLSVKLTLVKHGPKKNEEILAFVAQHSAKWGIWFKKIDNLTNPGEYTLFLNTLLNESNATVFGGRELPSYKLKFTMKEGSGESFVMGSVSSTLHVGVPFDIPLQLKDRYGNSAMPLRNLQPLLKSSDMDLSYEAVDISGNKFTIKGVKARGKVLNYQQSKTYDLKVILPGLKKNTQTIKISLLPGNPHVLHVKTEDDPIIVENGNPARFNIEIHDEAGNITAHPKQIVHSQVQGLPLATIDCSSTGAGQLVTKPLNLKIIRGEPQKLKVQFWMPSQSSIASVVRELKVMPSTRVSLIELYSRDVENLVLKNNEKIEWPAGGSLENLFYKLYDETGREVPLTAEIVSMIKVNWKGDVNLEDLVQGKLPNVQVPTKVQEEPFYQVSYHDQSVSISFTVVPCPDEPKRLKATLLQNTLKLGEMLSGNINLQLLDQYDNATKTLTSNCVKHMTVEAEGLDKSAVAFIWQESNSSVEVTGIRFQCGTIGIREMFFTYLSYAESVIVKVTAGDPAQLKLVSGPKQPLQVLNDHSIPTPFIIQLSDKLGNPSPYQRVVVDIKSSPPALKVTTTVTSEPANPEGKAFFTVHRVSGPKGCYQLEFNGSFNNKPISGPSVNITVLPDPNKPVSLSVDYDTTAKFPAGGTFPVFSVTVVSDEGSLMTSLNPAAASMLLWEGGPSGETPPQTATELKCSKPMENERKDCFYFRDKEIPKRAGKHTIQFSLRVDKTKLLFSKQIIINVVANQPVKLRPDSQPQPPVLSCCKDIANRTLVKNMTLRIVDSYGNPAGQDLEGNVVVSIMSSSDDSNKNLPLFEGKINRIPISFVEGKVRITRLAIMENSPGEDGGAYTLLFKPEVSMVPTPLAPFELPFHFYNDELTQQKMSELLKKKNKLTTDVAVLEDFFTDFSKLLHLLRVPKRMTLEMS, from the exons ATGTTTAACACGGGCGTTCAGCGACCCCCTGCTGCGTCCTCTCGAGAACCGAGGCGGGTCCGTGTTCATGACTGCCGCGGCGAAAATAAAGAGGTTACCGGAACATTTCTGGAAACAAGTGGTTTGAACTTCAATGACTTTCTGCGAATTCTGCACAGG GAATTTTCAGTCCCTTCACATGAAAGATTTGTGTTGGCCACAACAGACAGAACTGTCCTTGATTTTGACAAATTTG agGAGCTTCAGGATGGCAGTACCCTCTACTTGCTGCAACAGGAGGACCAAGCTCTGCCAATGGCAATGGAGGAGCGCATCATGTTTATCCCTCATTATGATACGTTAATCCAGAGTGGCATGTATGAGTACTATGCTAGTGAGGGCCAGAACTCATTAC CCTACGCACTTGCTGAGCTCATTGACAACGCTCTGTCGGCCACAGctaaaaacacaggaatgagGACAATAGAGTTAAAATTG CTTTTTGATGAAAGCCATGGGAAACCTGCATTGATTGTCTCAGATAACGGATGTGGAATGAACTCTAAGCAGCTCAATAACTGGGCAGTGTACAGACTCTCTAAATTTACCAGGGAAAACAGCACATTTGTGAG GCAAGAGGGGTATGTTCGGCCTGATCCTGTCCCTCGTAGTCTCAACAGTGATATATCCTACTTTGGAGTTGGAGGAAAACAGGCTGTTTTCTACATTGGAGACTCAACCAGG aTGATCAGCAAACCAGTAGGCTCCCCAGATGTTCATGAGCTGGTTCTGTCGAAAGAGGattttgagagaaaagagaggaacaaAGAGGATATTTACAGTGGGATCATCAGAAACAGGAAG cccgGTGACTCTTCACATGTGGAAAATGACGATGAGCGCTTCCTCCATGCCTTAATTGCTGAGGAACCTGGGAAGGAAAGCTTCACAGCCGTGGTCATTACGGGAATCCTGCCTGAGCATGTCACCTTTTTGAAACATGATTTCAAAGCGTGGACCAGAGAGCTAGC TCACATATATCACTATTACATCCATGGAgtcaatggaaatgaaatgagttGGAGTCCTACAAACTCAGATCGTCTCCCTAACATTGACATTCGG GTTACCTTGTGGGAAAAGCCTTTCAGATGTCCCCGTGTAATGAATCTCAGGGAAGTTGATGATGACATGCAGACTCTGTACATAAATTCTGCTGTAGACACATTTGAGTTTAAGGCCAACCCTGGATTAGACCTTGGCACAGTGGAGGGAGTCATTCGGTATCATCCCTTCCTTTATGACAAGGAGACATACCCTGAAGACCCGTCTGCTGTGCAAG CACCTcttgatgatgaagatgacaaTAATGAGCCTGGAGTCCGATATCAGGCAAGAGGAAAGAGGCCAATCTTTGAGTGTTTCTGGAATGGACGGCTGATACCTTACACCAGAATATCTGA GCTTGACTGGTGTACCTGGCCGGTTAAAGGAGCAAAGGTCCCTCAAGAGTGTTACAGTCGGTTTTCAGGGGTGATGTTCACTGACGACAGATTCAAGGTCAGCACGAACAAGCTCACCTTCATGGACCTGGAGCTGAAATTGAAGAACAAGGACACTATCTTCACACGCATTGTTAACGGACAG GAAAAAAGAAGTAACATTCAGAGGGAGTTCATGGAGTGGCTAAAAAACTGTCACGAGAAGTTGGACAAGCAAGTGAAGTTCCTGGGATTCAGGAAGAGCATAGAACGAATGGATGTGCCCACTAAGAAAATGAAGAATCCCTGGGCGACGTTCTCTTCCATTGAATGGGACggcaaaatatacaaaacaggCCAACTT GTGAAATCTCAGAAAACACAGCCCATTCTGCATGGTACCGTAGTTCAGTTTTTGCTATATGGAGATCATGCGGAAGATGTCTTTGCCGCAGGAGGACAGGTTGAAGTGTCTCTG GAACCCAAAGCACTTTATGACAACACTAAGATCATACCCATTTCCAAGATAGACAGGACAGTCACTGATGAATCCATCgagaaaaacattgaaaatgtcCTGGCCAA GCTTCCAGATATGCTAAAAGTGGACTGGCCAGATGGTAAACCCTGGACAGAGAATGGTGTGTTTGCAGCTGGGACTCCGTTAG GGGCACTCAAAATCGAAATTCTGAACAAGAAGGGAGAGTCGATATCCAGGATGCCAACAGTGGGCCAGGGGACAGTGAGAAAACTGAGTGTCAAGCTCACATTAGTTAAGCACG GtcctaaaaaaaatgaagagatttTAGCTTTTGTTGCCCAGCATTCAGCAAAGTGGGGTATCTGGTTCAAAAAAATTG ACAATCTGACCAACCCAGGGGAGTATACACTGTTTCTGAACACCTTGCTAAATGAAAGTAATGCCACCGTCTTTGGAGGCAGAGAGCTTCCAAGCTACAAACTCAAGTTCACCATGAAAG AGGGTAGTGGTGAGAGTTTCGTTATGGGTTCTGTGAGCTCCACTCTTCATGTAGGGGTGCCATTCGACATTCCTCTTCAGCTAAAAGATCGTTATGGCAACTCAGCGATGCCTCTTCGCAATCTCCAGCCTTTACTCAAATCCAG TGACATGGATCTGAGTTATGAAGCAGTGGACATCAGTGGCAACAAGTTCACCATAAAAGGTGTCAAAGCAAGAGGAAAAGTACTGAATTACCAACAATCcaag aCATATGACTTGAAAGTGATCCTGCCaggcctgaaaaaaaacacacagactatCAAGATCAGTCTTCTGCCTG GTAATCCACATGTCCTCCATGTGAAGACAGAAGATGACCCAATCATAGTAGAGAATGGAAACCCTGCCAGGTTTAACATTGAAATTCATGATGAGGCTGGAAACATCACCGCTCACCCCAAACAGATAGTTCACTCCCAG GTTCAGGGGCTTCCTCTGGCAACAATTGACTGCAGCAGCACTGGAGCAGGACAGCTTGTGACAAAGCCCTTAAACCTGAAAATAATCAGGGGAGAACCACAAAAGCTCAAAGTTCAGTTTTGGATGCct AGTCAGAGTAGCATAGCATCGGTTGTGAGGGAGCTGAAGGTGATGCCCAGCACAAGGGTCTCCTTGATAGAGCTCTACAGTCGAGATGTTGAGAATCTGGTGCTGAAGAACAACGAAAAGATAGAATGGCCGGCCGGAGGCTCACTGGAGAACCTGTTCTATAAACTTTATGATGAGACTGGCAGAGAGGTACCTCTCACCGCTGAAATAGTCTCTATGATCAAG gTTAACTGGAAAGGAGATGTAAATCTGGAAGATTTGGTGCAGGGTAAGCTGCCTAATGTACAGGTGCCCACAAAGGTGCAGGAAGAGCCCTTCTACCAGGTGTCCTACCATGACCAGAGTGTGTCTATCTCCTTTACTGTAGT ACCTTGTCCAGATGAACCAAAACGGCTAAAAGCAACTCTGCTCCAAAATACATTGAAGCTGGGTGAAATGCTATCTGGAAACATCA ACTTACAGCTTTTGGACCAGTATGACAATGCAACCAAGACGCTAACCTCTAACTGTGTGAAACACATGACTGTGGAAGCTGAAGGTCTGGACAAATCGGCCGTCGCCTTTATTTGGCAG GAGAGCAACAGTTCTGTCGAGGTGACAGGAATACGCTTCCAGTGTGGGACAATTGGCATCAGAGAGATGTTCTTCACTTACCTGAGCTATGCGGAGAGTGTCATAGTTAAAGTGACCGCTGGAGACCCTGCACAGCTTAAACTAGTCAGTGGGCCTAAGCAG CCTTTGCAGGTCTTAAATGACCACAGCATCCCCACACCTTTCATCATCCAGCTGTCCGATAAGTTGGGAAACCCATCTCCATACCAAAGGGTTGTGGTGGATATAAAGTCTTCACCACCAGCACTGAAG GTGACGACAACCGTTACTTCAGAACCAGCAAACCCAGAAGGAAAAGCCTTTTTCACTGTTCATAGAGTGAGCGGGCCAAA GGGGTGCTATCAGCTGGAGTTTAATGGTTCCTTCAACAACAAACCCATCTCTGGCCCATCAGTGAATATAACTGTTTTACCTGATCCCAACAAACCTGTCAGCCTGTCAGTGGACTACGACACCACTGCCAAGTTTCCGGCTGGAGGCACCTTCCcag TGTTCTCAGTGACCGTGGTGTCTGATGAAGGTAGCCTGATGACAAGTTTAAACCCAGCTGCTGCATCCATGTTGCTGTGGGAGGGAGGGCCATCAGGAGAAACACCTCCACAAACA GCCACTGAGCTGAAGTGTAGTAAGCCCATggagaatgaaaggaaagaCTGTTTTTACTTTAG AGATAAAGAAATCCCAAAACGTGCTGGAAAGCATACCATCCAGTTTTCTCTGCGCGTCGACAAAACAAAACTCCTGTTCAGCAAACAG ATTATTATAAATGTGGTGGCTAATCAGCCTGTCAAACTGAGACCCGACTCACAGCCACAACCCCCAGTCCTTTCCTGCTGTAAGGACATTGCTAACCGAACCTTGGTGAAGAATATGACTCTCAGGATAGTG GACTCATATGGAAACCCAGCGGGGCAGGACCTGGAAGGGAATGTGGTCGTTTCTATAATGAGCTCTAGTGATGATAGCAACAAAAACCTCCCTCTGTTTGAAGGCAAAATCAACAGAATTCCTATCAGCTTTGTAGAGGGAAAGGTCCGCATCACT AGGTTGGCTATCATGGAGAATAGCCCTGGTGAGGATGGTGGTGCATACACCCTCCTCTTCAAACCTGAAGTGTCCATGGTTCCCACGCCCCTGGCCCCTTTTGAGCTCCCCTTCCATTTTTACAATG atGAACTGACccaacagaaaatgtcagagctgttaaagaagaaaaataagctCACTACTGATGTTGCTGTACTTGAAGATTTCTTTACTGATTTTAGTAAACTCCTTCATTTGCTGAGAG TGCCAAAGAGGATGACCTTAGAAATGTCCTGA